The genomic segment AGCCGAGCAACGTGTTGCTGGCCCATGACGGGCCCCGCGTCATCGACTTCGGCATCGCCCGCGCGGTGGAGGACGACGTCGAACTCACCGGAACCGATTCGGTGATCGGCTCGCCCGAGTACATGTCGCCGGAGCAGGCGCACGGACACGCGCTCACGGCCGCGACCGACCTGTTCTCCCTGGGCACGGTGCTCGTGTTCGCCGCAACGGGCACGAACCCGTTCGCCGGTTCGTCGGCTGTGCAGGCGCTCTACAACGTCGTGCACGCCGAACCCGATCTCCGCGGTGTGCCCGAGCCGTTGCGCGACGTCGTCGCCGCGTGCCTGGCTCGGGCCCCGGAGAGGCGACCGACGCCCGAGGAGCTGCTCGACCGGCTCGTGGACATCGCCGCCGTCGAACCAGGCACCGCGCCGTGGCCGTACGGCGTGCACGAGCGCATCAGCACGCTGGAAGCGCAGGCGGATCGCATCCTCACCACCCCGCCCGCCGAGGCGACGCCGACGCGGGCGCGGCGGCGCCTGCTCGTCGGCGTCGCGGCGGTCCTCGCCGTCACCGGCGTGCTCACCACGATCGGGCTCGCCGGCGGCGATCGCACCCTCGCGGGACACGCGTCGCCGGGCGAGGGCCCGGCTCCCCGCGCGCTGCCCGCCGACGGCTCGGCCGACGGCACCGACGAGGAGCCCGAGGACGTCGACCCGTTGAGCCGCGCCGGGCTGCGTTCGATCGACCCCTGCAAGGTCCTGGCCGACGAATCCGACCTGGTTCCACAGATCGGCGTGCACCTGTCGGCGTGCACGTACGAGCACGACGACGGACGCTGGTTCGCCCTCACCCTCGGTGACCACGTGCCCGGCGACCCCGATCCCAGCGACGAGGTGCAGGACGACACCCTCGACGGGCTCTGGCTCGTGGTGGACGAGGGCGGCGAGGGACGCTGCGAGGTCGGCGCGATCCTCGACGACCAGGACATCACCGTCAGCGTCGACGTGGACCCGGGCGTCGGCGACGTCGTCGACAAGCCGTGCACTGCCGCGCACGAGCGGCTCGCGACAGCACTCGACGTGATCCAGGCCGACGCGCCGGAACCCGACCCGCTCCCCGGCTCCTTCGCGACGACCGACCCGTGTGCGCTGATCGAGACGTCCGAGGTCGAGGACGTCTTCTCGACCACCCCCACCGTCACCCCCGCAGGCCTGCACTCGTGCGAGTGGGATGTCGGCGGCGTCCTCACGCTCGACCTCGGCAACGAGGTCGACCCGGCCAAGCTGCCCGACACCTGGACGAAGGACGAGCTGGGTGAGCACACCGTCTACCGGCAGACCGACGCCGGGACGGCCAACCCGCCCTGTGCGCTGAGCTGGGCCCACCTGACGAACGACGATTCGCTGACCCAGGTCGTGAGGTTGCGCTATCGGCCTCACGGCTCCACGACGGTCGACGCCTGCGAGGCCGCCCGATCCGTCGCCACACTCGTGCTCGAAAGGTTGCCGCAGCCGTGAAACCGTTGGGGGCCGACGACCCGCGCCTCGTGGGCCGTTACCGGACGCTGGCGGTCCTCGGCGAGGGCGGTATGGGCCGCGCCCTGCTGGCGGTCGGCCCGGACGGCCGGTTCGCCGCCGTCAAGCTGGTCTTCTCGTCGCTGGCACACGATCCCGTCTTCCGCGACCGGTTCCGCCGGGAGGTGGCCGCGTCCCGGCTGGTCTCCGGCGCCTACACCGCCTCCGTGCTCGACGCCGACACCGAGTCCGACACCCCGTGGCTCGCCTCGCTGTACGTGCCGGGTCCGTCACTGGCCGACGTGCTCGACGAGGCCGGGCCGTTCGACGTCGCCGGAGTCCGCCACCTCGCCGTCACGCTGGCGGTGGCACTGGCCGACATCCACCGCGCGGGCCTGATCCACCGGGACCTCAAGCCGGGCAACGTGCTGGTCACCCACGACGGACCCCGGGTCATCGACTTCGGTATCGCGCGGGCCGCCGACGGCTCGGACCTCACGGCCACCAACGCGCTCATCGGCTCACCGGCCTTCATGTCCCCCGAGCAGGCCCTCGGCGGGCAGATCACCCCGGCGAGCGACGTCTTCTCGCTGGGGTCGCTGCTGCTCACGGCCGCCACCGGAACCCGGCCGTTCGCGGGCACGTCGACGCCGCAGACGTTGTACAACGTGGCGCACCTCGACCCGGACCTCGACGGGCTCGCGCCGGAGCTGCGGACCTTCGTCGAACCGTGCCTGGCGAAGGATCCGGCGCGGCGTCCCACCCCGCAGCAGCTCGTCGACCACCTCGGCCCGGTGACCTCGGCGACCGCGCCGTGGCCCCAGGCCGTGCAGGCACTCGTCGTGCGGCAGGAACAGCGGTTGCGGACGGTCGCCCAGGCCCCGCCTCCACCGGCTCCCCCGAGCGCTGCGCCCACCCCGAGTACGCGGCGTCGCGGGTTCCCGGTCCCGGTCGCGGCCTTCACCGCCGCGTTGGTCGCCGTGCTCGTGGTGGTGCTCGTCAACGTCCTCGACGACAGCGAATCCACACCGCCCGTGCAGGCGTCGGAGCCGCAGGTCGGCGAGGAGGAGGCGCTGTCCGTCGAACGACTGCGTCGCGTCGACCCGTGCACGCTGCTGGTGGAGGCCCGAATCCCCTCGTGGGGCCCGCTCGTCCCCGACACGGACTCGTACTCGCTCGACACCTGCTACTACTCGGGAAGCGAGTCGACCCGGATCCTGCTCTCGCTCGCGACCCGGTTCCAGAGCGGCATCCCCGAACCGGGCACCAGCGGCCGAACGGTGCACCTCACGACCCTCACCGGGTGCGAGGCCGCCATCCAACTGCCCGAACAACCCGGCTACAGCCTCAGCGTCCACGACCCCGACGCGGAGTCGTGCGAGGCACCGAAGCAGGCCGTCGAGGAAGCACTGCAGCGGCTGCGCGGCGACGACGTCCTGCTCGACCACCCCGCCGGCAGTGCCTACCCCCTGGACCCCTGCCTGCTGCTGGACGACGCGGCGGTGCGGGACGTCCTGGGCCCCACGAAGCCGACGTTCGACGGTCTGCACACCTGCCGGTGGGAGGGCTCCCGCTCCGCCCGGCTGCGCATCGCGCCCGGCTTCCCCGGGAGCGAGCCGCCCGAGGGCGCGACGAGCCGGCCGGTGTCGTTGGACGGCGTCGAGGCCGAGATGGTCACCGACGCCGACCGCATCTACTGCAGAGTCCACTGGGCGCATCGCCACATCGACGACCGGCACATGGAAGACGTGTCGATCACGTACAGCCAGGACGAGCCGGTCCCGTGCGAACCCGCGCAGCAGCTCGCGAGCGAGATCGTCGCGACGCTGCCGCGCGGGTGACGAGAGTCGTCGCTAGATGAGGCCGAGCGCGAGCATCGCGTCCGCGACCCGGGTGTAGGCCGCGATGTTGGCGCCCGCCACGTAGTTGCCGGGCATGCCGTACTCGTCGGCGGTCTCCAGGCAGCGCGTGTGGATGTCGCGCATGATGTCCTCGAGCCGGTCCTCGCTGTACTCGAACGACCACGAGTCGCGGGAGGCGTTCTGCTGCATCTCCAGCGCCGAGGTGGCCACCCCGCCCGCGTTGGCGGCCTTGCCCGGACCGAACGCCACACCGGCATCCTGGAACAGGCGCACCGCCTCAGGGGTGGTCGGCATGTTGGCGCCCTCGGCCACGACGGTGCAGCCGTTGCGGACGAGGCGCTCCGCCTCCTTGCCGGTGATCTCGTTCTGCGTGGCGCACGGCATCGCGACGTCGCACGGGACCTCCCAGACCTGCTGGCCCTCCACGTACCGGGCGTGGGGCACCCGGTCCGCGTACGCCGAGATCCGCTCGCGGCGAACCTCCTTGATCTCCTTCAGCAACTCGACGTCGATGCCCTTGTCGTCCACGACGTATCCGGCGGAGTCCGAGCACGCCACGACGCGGCCACCGAGCTGGTGCACCTTCTCGATCGCGTAGATGGCGACGTTTCCGGAACCGGAGACCACGACGGTCTTGCCCGCGAAGCTGTCGCCGCGCGCCGCGAGCATCTCGTTGACGAAGAAGGCGGTGCCGTATCCGGTGGCCTCGGTGCGCACGCGGGCGCCGCCGTAGATGAGGCCCTTACCGGTCAGCACGCCCGACTCGTAGCGGTTGGTGATCCGCTTGTACTGGCCGAACAGGTAGCCGATCTCGCGGCTGCCGACACCGGTGTCGCCCGCGGGCACGTCGGTGTACTCGCCGATGTGGCGGTGCAGCTCCGTCATGAAGCTCTGGCAGAACCGCATGATCTCGCGGTCGGACTTGCCCTTGGGGTCGAAGTCCGAGCCGCCCTTGCCGCCGCCGATGGGCAGCCCGGTGAGCGCGTTCTTGAAGATCTGCTCGAACCCGAGGAACTTCACGATGCCGAGGTACACCGACGGGTGAAAGCGGAGACCACCCTTGTAGGGGCCGAGTGCGCTGTTGAACTCCATCCGGAAGCCGCGGTTGATGTGGATCTCGCCACGGTCGTCCTCCCACGGCACGCGGAAGATGATCTGGCGCTCCGGCTCGCAGATCCGAGAGACGATCTTCGCGTCCGCGTACTGGGGATGCTTGCCCACGGCGGGTCCGATGCTTTCGAGCACCTCACGGACGGCCTGGTGGAACTCCGTCTCGCCTGGGTTACGCGCCAGTACTTCGGCGTAGACGCTTTCGAGCCGTTCGTGGATTGGCACACCCGCCTCCTGGAGAACTGGTCGATGACCCGAATCGTTAAACCTCAACGAAACATCGGGATGGCCAGCGGGGCAAGACCGCGAACATCACATGCCGCCACCTGCTGTGATACCCGCCACCGACAGAGGCGGGAACGTGAGGTGCGCCACGGAGAGAGCAGGGGTTCGCGCCTCAGGGGCTCACTCGTCGAGCCGAATCGGCGCGATGTCGTCGAAAACGTCACCGGGCCCGGGGTTCGCCGGGTGCGTGTGCCCGCCGAGGTGATGCACCACACCCCACACCGCGTTGAGCGCCGTCGTGACGGCTCCCTCGGCGAATCCGGCCGTCCACGACACGTCGTCTCCGCAGAGGAAGAATCCCCGGTGTCGCTCCGCGAGCTCCTCCTGCTTGAAGTGGGTGAACAACCTGCGCTGGTAGCGGTACTGTCCGGGCAGGTTCGACTTGAACGCGCCCATGAACCGCGGCTCGGTCTCCCAGGTGACGGTCAGCGGCTCGCTGATGACGTGTGACCGGATGTCCACTCCGGGGTAGATGTGCTCCAGCTTCGACAGCAGGACCTCGAGGCGTTCCTCCGGCGAGAGGGTGGCGACCTTCAGCGAGTCGTCGTTCCAGGTGTAGGACAGGCACATCACGCCCGGCTCGTCCGGGCCCGAGTCGAACAGGTAGACGCTGCGCGGCATCCGGTCGGTCAACGTCATGCCCATCACGGGTTGTCCCGTCTCCGGGTCGACGTCCCGCCAGAACGGGCGATCCGTCAGCACGAACAACTTCGACGACCCCATGTAGTGGGTCCGCTCCACCGCGGTCCACAACGACGGCGGCAGCAGGTCCGGGTCGCTGTCCACGCGACCCAGCAACATCCACACGTGCGGGGTGAACACCACGGCCGGGTACCGGTTGGCCCCGCCGTGCTCGTCCTCCACGAGGTAGCCCGAGCCGTCACGGCTGATGTGCACCGCCGCGGGCCGCGGAGCACCGCCGTGCAGGTCCGCCAGCGACGTGCCCCGAGGCCAGTGCACGAGGTCGTCCGGCCGGTGCGTCCACAGTCCGGCGGGCAGCTGCTGCGACCCTCCCTCGATGAGCACGTGGTCGTCATCGGCCTCGGTGATGACCACCCGGAGGATCTCGACGATCGAGTTGGGGAAATCGGTGTCCCAGCCACCGGAACCGAAACCGACCTGGCCGAACATCTCCCGGTGCCGGAACGAGGCGAACGCCGGTGTCGTGGCCAGGAACCCGTAGAAGGACTGGTCGTCGAACTCCTTGACCAGCACGTTCCAGATCGCCTTCAACGTCGTGACGTCACGACGCCGGATCGCGTCCTGCAGGGTGGAGAACTCCGCGCGTTCCTGCAGTGCCTTCGCCCAGGCGTCGGCGACCTCCTGGAACTCCGACGGCAGGTCCGTGGCCGAGCGGGCCCAGCGGCTGCGCCCCTCCAGGTTCACCACGGTGGCGTGGGTGCTCGGCGCCAACGGGTTGGGAAACGGTGAGGTACGCAGCCCGAGCTCGTCGATGTAGTGGAACAGCGTGGTCGCCGACGTCGGGAACCGCATCGCTCCCATCTCGGCCACGTGGTCGGGGTGCCCGGGAAACGGCACCGACCGCATGCGGCCGCCGATCTGCTCGGCCTCGTACACCACCGGCCGCAGCCCGAGCCGCATGAGCTCGTACGCGGCGATCATCCCGGAGATTCCCCCGCCGATCACGGCGACCGTGGTGCCGCGCCGGTGTTCGGGCACGACACCCAGCCCCGCCGGATGCCGCACCCAGTCGTCGTACGCGAACGGGAAATCCGGCACGAGCATGGTGACTCGCTCGGAGCCGGCCAGAGTCATGAGCCCACCTCTCGGTCGGTCGTGGGTCAGAGCAGGTCCCGGTACAAGTCGGGCCTGCGGTCTCGCAGATAGGGAGTGACGGCTCGGGCCGCCCGGAGTCGCTCGTGATCCACGTCGGCCAGGAGGAGCTCCTCCCCCGAACCGCCCGCGGGTTCTCCGCGTCCGTCCGGCCCCACGATGCGGCTGCGTCCGCAGAAGTGCCCGTCGCCCTCGGGCCCGGCCCAGTTCGCGTAACAGAGGTAGAGCTGGCTCTCGAACGCGCGCGTGGGTACGACGGTGTCCGCGACCATGTCCCACGGACTCTCCAACGCGGTGGGCACCACGAGCAGATCGGTACCCGCCACCGCATGCGCGCGCACCGGCTCGGGGAACTCCACGTCGAAACAGACCAGGAGGCCGACCGTGACGTCACCGACCCTGGCCTGCACCACGGCTTCGTCGCCGGGGACGAACGCGGCGCGCTCCCGGTGGCCGTAGAGGTGCACCTTGTTGTAGACGGCGAGCGTGCTGCCGTCGGAACCGACCAGCGCGACGGAGTTGCGCACTCCGTCGCGCTTCCACTCCGGCCAGCCGTAGGCGATGGCGATGTTCGCGGTGGCGGCGATGTCGGCCATGGCACGAGCGGTCGGGCCGTCGACGGGCTCCGCGACCGAGTCCACATCGGCCAGTGCACGCGGATATCCGGTGGCCGACAACTCGGGTGTGACGAGAAGTTCGGCTCCGGCAGCAGCCGCGCGTCCGGCGACCTCGGCAATCCTGTCGAGGGGGGCCGACGGGTTCCCACAGTGGGACGTGGCCTGCCAGCAAGCGACGATCATCGTACTCCTCCCGCGAACGCCGGAGGGCATTGTCTTGAGCGTTCAGGGTTCGTGGCGACGCCGAATCTACGGTCGCGCATTCCTGCGCCACAACCCCTACGAACCCCGGCTTACACCGGTTTCCGGTGCGGCCCACTCGACAACGCCGACGCCGCCGCACCTCTAGGGGTCGGCAGAAGGCGATGAGGGGCCACCGCCGCGCGGTGAGGACACTCCTTCCTTCCGTAAAGCGACAACGACCGAAACGGGTCCGGCAAAGCCCGATATTGCACGGGCACAGGGCTCCGAAAGAGACGCAGGATCGGCCCCTGAACTGTCGAACTATTAGCCGAGCGC from the Saccharomonospora azurea NA-128 genome contains:
- a CDS encoding protein kinase domain-containing protein, which codes for MTPLQPHDPRHVGPYRTLAALGGGGMGRVLLAAGPDGRPAAVKLVHDSLARKAVFRERFRREIAACRLVSGAYTAPVLGADPDAPTPWLATLYVPGPSLQQVVTDGGPLPAASVHRLAVGLATALADIHRAGLVHRDLKPSNVLLAHDGPRVIDFGIARAVEDDVELTGTDSVIGSPEYMSPEQAHGHALTAATDLFSLGTVLVFAATGTNPFAGSSAVQALYNVVHAEPDLRGVPEPLRDVVAACLARAPERRPTPEELLDRLVDIAAVEPGTAPWPYGVHERISTLEAQADRILTTPPAEATPTRARRRLLVGVAAVLAVTGVLTTIGLAGGDRTLAGHASPGEGPAPRALPADGSADGTDEEPEDVDPLSRAGLRSIDPCKVLADESDLVPQIGVHLSACTYEHDDGRWFALTLGDHVPGDPDPSDEVQDDTLDGLWLVVDEGGEGRCEVGAILDDQDITVSVDVDPGVGDVVDKPCTAAHERLATALDVIQADAPEPDPLPGSFATTDPCALIETSEVEDVFSTTPTVTPAGLHSCEWDVGGVLTLDLGNEVDPAKLPDTWTKDELGEHTVYRQTDAGTANPPCALSWAHLTNDDSLTQVVRLRYRPHGSTTVDACEAARSVATLVLERLPQP
- a CDS encoding serine/threonine-protein kinase — translated: MKPLGADDPRLVGRYRTLAVLGEGGMGRALLAVGPDGRFAAVKLVFSSLAHDPVFRDRFRREVAASRLVSGAYTASVLDADTESDTPWLASLYVPGPSLADVLDEAGPFDVAGVRHLAVTLAVALADIHRAGLIHRDLKPGNVLVTHDGPRVIDFGIARAADGSDLTATNALIGSPAFMSPEQALGGQITPASDVFSLGSLLLTAATGTRPFAGTSTPQTLYNVAHLDPDLDGLAPELRTFVEPCLAKDPARRPTPQQLVDHLGPVTSATAPWPQAVQALVVRQEQRLRTVAQAPPPPAPPSAAPTPSTRRRGFPVPVAAFTAALVAVLVVVLVNVLDDSESTPPVQASEPQVGEEEALSVERLRRVDPCTLLVEARIPSWGPLVPDTDSYSLDTCYYSGSESTRILLSLATRFQSGIPEPGTSGRTVHLTTLTGCEAAIQLPEQPGYSLSVHDPDAESCEAPKQAVEEALQRLRGDDVLLDHPAGSAYPLDPCLLLDDAAVRDVLGPTKPTFDGLHTCRWEGSRSARLRIAPGFPGSEPPEGATSRPVSLDGVEAEMVTDADRIYCRVHWAHRHIDDRHMEDVSITYSQDEPVPCEPAQQLASEIVATLPRG
- the gdhA gene encoding NADP-specific glutamate dehydrogenase, which produces MPIHERLESVYAEVLARNPGETEFHQAVREVLESIGPAVGKHPQYADAKIVSRICEPERQIIFRVPWEDDRGEIHINRGFRMEFNSALGPYKGGLRFHPSVYLGIVKFLGFEQIFKNALTGLPIGGGKGGSDFDPKGKSDREIMRFCQSFMTELHRHIGEYTDVPAGDTGVGSREIGYLFGQYKRITNRYESGVLTGKGLIYGGARVRTEATGYGTAFFVNEMLAARGDSFAGKTVVVSGSGNVAIYAIEKVHQLGGRVVACSDSAGYVVDDKGIDVELLKEIKEVRRERISAYADRVPHARYVEGQQVWEVPCDVAMPCATQNEITGKEAERLVRNGCTVVAEGANMPTTPEAVRLFQDAGVAFGPGKAANAGGVATSALEMQQNASRDSWSFEYSEDRLEDIMRDIHTRCLETADEYGMPGNYVAGANIAAYTRVADAMLALGLI
- a CDS encoding flavin monoamine oxidase family protein; its protein translation is MTLAGSERVTMLVPDFPFAYDDWVRHPAGLGVVPEHRRGTTVAVIGGGISGMIAAYELMRLGLRPVVYEAEQIGGRMRSVPFPGHPDHVAEMGAMRFPTSATTLFHYIDELGLRTSPFPNPLAPSTHATVVNLEGRSRWARSATDLPSEFQEVADAWAKALQERAEFSTLQDAIRRRDVTTLKAIWNVLVKEFDDQSFYGFLATTPAFASFRHREMFGQVGFGSGGWDTDFPNSIVEILRVVITEADDDHVLIEGGSQQLPAGLWTHRPDDLVHWPRGTSLADLHGGAPRPAAVHISRDGSGYLVEDEHGGANRYPAVVFTPHVWMLLGRVDSDPDLLPPSLWTAVERTHYMGSSKLFVLTDRPFWRDVDPETGQPVMGMTLTDRMPRSVYLFDSGPDEPGVMCLSYTWNDDSLKVATLSPEERLEVLLSKLEHIYPGVDIRSHVISEPLTVTWETEPRFMGAFKSNLPGQYRYQRRLFTHFKQEELAERHRGFFLCGDDVSWTAGFAEGAVTTALNAVWGVVHHLGGHTHPANPGPGDVFDDIAPIRLDE
- a CDS encoding nitrilase-related carbon-nitrogen hydrolase; translation: MIVACWQATSHCGNPSAPLDRIAEVAGRAAAAGAELLVTPELSATGYPRALADVDSVAEPVDGPTARAMADIAATANIAIAYGWPEWKRDGVRNSVALVGSDGSTLAVYNKVHLYGHRERAAFVPGDEAVVQARVGDVTVGLLVCFDVEFPEPVRAHAVAGTDLLVVPTALESPWDMVADTVVPTRAFESQLYLCYANWAGPEGDGHFCGRSRIVGPDGRGEPAGGSGEELLLADVDHERLRAARAVTPYLRDRRPDLYRDLL